The sequence gaaaaagatgctgaTGAGACGTCATCAGCCGTTTCTTCATCAGAATCTATAGTATCGAACACTTCTATTACAAAAACTTCTGAGCGCATTCGCAAGAAAAAACAATCGGCTCAGTTGGAAATGGAAAAGATACACATCAAAACGGAGAAAATATCACTAgaggaaaaaaacaaaataaatcaatCAAGTATAATGGAAAAGGCTTCGGCTAACACAAGTCCTGTGCAATCTGAAAAATCCGTTTACGAAGATGCACTTGAAGGTGATGCAATCATGCGATCGGTTGCAGTTTCCCTAGATAAGGTGGTTATCGGACCAGGAatcgaaaaaaacaaaacattcgcCATGGATTGTAAAAATGGAACATTTTCAATATCGGCAACGAATGGAACATTTGTTGTGCCATCTCCGACAAATGCTGTGAATGGAACATTCCAAGTGAAGTCACCGGAAAATGCTGCCAACGCAACATTTGATGTTCGTCAGCTACCCGGGCCAGGCAATAGTACTTTTGTGATGGAAACCAAAAATGCTAACGAAAAGCAGCAGGTTCTGATCAACGCCAGCATAATGACAGAAGATAATTCTCAGATAGAAGAAAGCCCAGAAAAACCCAAATCTAAGAAACCTTCTGTTCCTAAGAAAcccactattttgtctaaaaccAATTCCAAGAAACAGCACGAACTGTTTAGTTTGCAAAGTCCTATCAAAACGCGAATCGAAGCATTCGAAAAGGCTGCCATCGGTTCACCGATGCATACTCGTGCCGGTAAAGCAACGACTCCCAATCAGCCGGCACGTTTTCCACCCAAAACATCCACCACTCCTCTTGCATCGCAACGGTTCCCTTCGTCGGCTAAGGTCACAACTCCAACTGCTCAGAGCATTCTTCCGCACGGCAAAGGCATGTCTTCATCTGCGTCTAAATTAGCTCATCTGCAAAAAAAGCCGGCAACTGCATCCGCAACCCTGGCAGCCAAATCACACAGCCTTTCGAGAGAACCAAGTGTCGAACGGTTGGGTGGCACTCTATCATCGGCTTCATCCAGCTCATCGCTGGCTATGGACGAGAAAAAGAAGAAGCGTGAAGAAAAGCAACGTCTCGCACAGCAACAGCGAGAACAAATCGAAAAGGAAAAACGcgaacacgcagagaaattgatgCGCGAAAAGGAGGAAAAATATCGCAAATTGGTACAGGAGAAGCAAGAATATCTGCGGGCTGAACAGGTAAAAAAGGCCAAGAAGATGGAGGAATTTGAGAAGCGACGCCATTTGGAGGAATTGAATCAACGACAGCTGGCAGAACTGAAGCGCGAAGAACTAGCGAAACTGGAGCAGCAGCAGCGGTGAGACTCACTTTTGATTTTTGTTACTTTATTCCACTAAATATCTTTTTGTACTTAGAGCCGAACGGGAGCAGGAAATATTCAAGATAAACCAAGCGAAAGAAAATTATGAGATTAAGTTACACAAGCAGATGTACCAACAGAAGTTGCAACAACAGCAGAAACTTCAACAAGCCAGtcttcagcagcagcagctacTTCAAATGCAAAAACAGAAACCTTCTGCAGTGGCAGCGGAGAAATCCAAGATTCTCTTCAATTTTGATATGATTCAAACGGATGATTCGACGGACGATGAAAGTGCCACCTCTAGTAAAAAGACTAAGCGTCCTCCATTGCCAGCATGGTCTTCTAGTAAGTATTCCGACATGCGTCGAGCAGGTTTTGAAACTGAACGATACTAACTTGACGACAATCCCTTGCTAATTGCAGAAGAAGCCCGGATGCCGTCAATAAGAATACAGCCGGAAATCAATTTGAAGGTTATCGATCAATTTTTCTCGGTGGCCCCAATGACACCGGACTTGCGTGAGATCTTTCCCTCAATTGATGCCCGGAAGCTGAAGCGAAATTCAAGCGCAGTCTGGCGAACACCCCCTCGATATTCGCAAATGCCGAAGTACtgaatctgtgtgtgtgtctctcTTTATAGTTAtctaacaaaattaaaattaatagtAGCTACTAACAGAAATATTTGAATTATGGTTAAGCTTCAAGGGCTTGTAGAATATAATTGTTTCCAGTGCTTGCGTGTTGCCGACTTATTGCAGAGAGTTTCCGGGAGTTTGATGTTTCTTGTGTCGATTTGAACACGTAAAAGATTGTGTCATTTTGAACACGTAAAAGATCGATTCTCGTTGTACCGCGCTCGTTTCAATTTTGACTGTTCGTTCGCAATTAGTTTACAATACGGCAGTAGAACCGCGGTAGTTTAGAACAAGAACTAATGAATCTGAGGTTAAAATCTAATCTTAACAAAAATATCCGCGAGTTTTGTTAGGTAGCAGCACATGTGTTAAGATAAAtgtgagcttcaatttgaatggttatatttttgtacTAATATTGATAATATCTATCTATCAGTTTGATATGCAAAAACAAGACCACATATCAAACTTTTAAATCCTCGATATCCGGATGAAAATATTTGCGTTCCCGAAAAACATGCAAACCTGGCACTCTAAGTAAGTATTTCCTATTTAAGGTATTTTTGTTAATATATTTCTTtgttcttaaaaaaatatttgcttgATATTTTGTATGTGTATCAAATTCGTACGTATTAAGtattaaaacaatattcaataaacatttgaacatttttacaaacgtttctaatgatttttgttttgacaAAAATCCCTCGTGTCCCTTCTATTACTTTATTTAGCACCCGCATCCGGATCTTCAACTTGTCAAGTTCAAGATCATCAGCTTCATATTCCGATAGAGGCTAAAGTGCTTAACAAAATAAAATCCACGGTTTGGTGCACGTTTCGCATTTACAGTGAGTAAACTACATCAA comes from Malaya genurostris strain Urasoe2022 chromosome 3, Malgen_1.1, whole genome shotgun sequence and encodes:
- the LOC131437561 gene encoding inner centromere protein, which codes for MDDLMNKFEELILQTLAAETRLQEEFQKCTQKLDEHVLQSISAGTPIQNKKRPKRLDSIEDSGRDQEHETSHASNSSTVMSQTSHRKKSIHDSHEQQDTQSKVPPELEESRNRPARSARVKASQNLKEPKLTTKMRQPSITIKQERISLEARKDTVEPMEIDTENDANAMNGVTPFDQNKCETEKRKSNDEGFGSTNEKEKEAEEAPSREMSIMVIPQPIMKVEVLSDDEATEKMPPPSMPPPSLAQVKTKSRPKRMDKSKTKNSHVFPLPIKREKDADETSSAVSSSESIVSNTSITKTSERIRKKKQSAQLEMEKIHIKTEKISLEEKNKINQSSIMEKASANTSPVQSEKSVYEDALEGDAIMRSVAVSLDKVVIGPGIEKNKTFAMDCKNGTFSISATNGTFVVPSPTNAVNGTFQVKSPENAANATFDVRQLPGPGNSTFVMETKNANEKQQVLINASIMTEDNSQIEESPEKPKSKKPSVPKKPTILSKTNSKKQHELFSLQSPIKTRIEAFEKAAIGSPMHTRAGKATTPNQPARFPPKTSTTPLASQRFPSSAKVTTPTAQSILPHGKGMSSSASKLAHLQKKPATASATLAAKSHSLSREPSVERLGGTLSSASSSSSLAMDEKKKKREEKQRLAQQQREQIEKEKREHAEKLMREKEEKYRKLVQEKQEYLRAEQVKKAKKMEEFEKRRHLEELNQRQLAELKREELAKLEQQQRAEREQEIFKINQAKENYEIKLHKQMYQQKLQQQQKLQQASLQQQQLLQMQKQKPSAVAAEKSKILFNFDMIQTDDSTDDESATSSKKTKRPPLPAWSSKEARMPSIRIQPEINLKVIDQFFSVAPMTPDLREIFPSIDARKLKRNSSAVWRTPPRYSQMPKY